One Chitinophaga sp. H8 DNA window includes the following coding sequences:
- a CDS encoding FecR family protein, protein MTDHLSSRQEDGLPFRFRPKSVSKEQTAASWRQITTGMQQHTPGRPGRERKWLVALTVFTVLIAGGWMVWLMGLSEKMVEIRTTYGEIREVQLPDSSVVYMNANSVLRMPEQWTADGARKVWLEGEAYFEISKQPGRPQNQFIVHTDQLDVVVLGTKFNVNISTNKTTVSLKEGKVQLTAKEDVPEGQQVITLNPGDEAQIGRKTSFVKACTNVDLIAGWRNNRYHFEGTSLAEITELIRNKYGYEVVISDTSLNSRSITGDLYAGDIDQFTKALSITMKLQIEKKGQQLIFRSKK, encoded by the coding sequence ATGACGGACCATTTATCATCGCGGCAGGAAGACGGCTTACCTTTCCGGTTCAGGCCTAAATCCGTATCAAAGGAGCAGACGGCAGCAAGCTGGCGCCAGATAACTACTGGTATGCAGCAACATACGCCGGGCAGGCCTGGACGGGAGCGGAAATGGTTGGTAGCGCTTACCGTTTTTACCGTACTGATAGCAGGAGGATGGATGGTATGGCTGATGGGACTGTCTGAAAAAATGGTGGAGATCAGGACCACTTACGGAGAAATCCGGGAAGTGCAATTGCCCGATAGTTCGGTAGTATATATGAATGCTAATTCTGTACTGCGGATGCCGGAGCAATGGACAGCGGATGGCGCGAGGAAAGTGTGGCTGGAAGGAGAAGCCTATTTTGAGATCAGCAAACAACCAGGACGTCCGCAAAATCAGTTTATCGTACACACCGATCAACTGGATGTGGTGGTACTCGGCACAAAGTTTAATGTAAATATTTCAACCAATAAAACAACGGTATCGCTGAAAGAAGGCAAGGTACAGTTAACTGCAAAAGAAGACGTGCCGGAAGGACAGCAGGTCATCACATTGAACCCTGGTGATGAAGCACAGATCGGCAGGAAAACATCTTTTGTAAAAGCATGTACTAACGTAGATCTGATAGCCGGCTGGCGTAATAACCGTTACCATTTTGAAGGTACTTCCCTTGCTGAAATCACGGAGCTGATTCGCAATAAGTACGGATACGAAGTTGTCATTAGTGATACTTCCCTCAACAGCAGAAGTATTACCGGAGATTTATATGCCGGTGATATTGACCAGTTTACGAAAGCGCTTTCTATTACGATGAAGCTTCAGATAGAGAAGAAAGGCCAGCAGCTGATTTTCAGATCGAAGAAATAG
- a CDS encoding RagB/SusD family nutrient uptake outer membrane protein: MKCFIFKHISIGVTILFLAGGCSKSFLDQEIPGKASQEDFYKTDADATLATTAAYDLLQAHYNWGWSSILLVKILLSDESNAGGSGAGDQPAYQGLDKYNFDSQNAAVLGAWRMCYYGIYRANKVITYVKPETALRKRLIAECKVLRAYAYLDLVSLWGDVPLVLGDVPKEVYNKMSRTPKAEVYAQIAKDLNEAIPDLPVKKAYTGGDRFRVAKGTAQALLGRAYLYQEKWADAATQLDAVIKSGQYELEPDFGTAFARVGKFGMESLMEVNYSDKGKYDWNNFPWNNGRKLESNINIQLMGPRSDYYKKAPSDSLLGGWGFNTPTKKMYNAFVQAGDVKRRKYTIMTEAELTAAGGEWTGGSSYEYEGFFQRKYGSFVSETTTETGAIAELNYGTNWRLLRYSDVLLMAAEAYYRSNDEDRARAELKKVRIRAGLSPVSASGNALFEAIVKERQLELAYEGYRFLDLVRWGRAEQELGPLGFRKGTHEVLPIPDEDVKIAGLKQNENY, encoded by the coding sequence ATGAAGTGTTTCATCTTTAAACATATTAGTATTGGCGTAACTATACTTTTTTTAGCAGGGGGATGTTCCAAAAGTTTTCTGGACCAGGAGATACCTGGTAAAGCATCCCAGGAAGATTTTTATAAAACAGATGCAGATGCCACACTGGCTACTACGGCGGCCTATGATCTGTTGCAGGCGCATTACAACTGGGGATGGTCCAGCATACTGCTGGTGAAAATATTGCTGTCTGATGAAAGTAATGCAGGGGGTAGCGGGGCGGGTGACCAGCCCGCCTATCAGGGGCTGGACAAATACAATTTTGATTCACAGAACGCGGCAGTATTGGGTGCATGGAGAATGTGCTACTATGGTATCTACCGCGCCAATAAAGTGATCACTTATGTAAAACCGGAAACGGCATTACGTAAACGGCTGATTGCAGAATGTAAAGTGTTACGTGCCTATGCTTACCTGGACCTGGTATCCCTGTGGGGAGATGTGCCGCTGGTATTGGGAGATGTGCCTAAGGAAGTGTATAACAAAATGTCCCGCACACCCAAGGCGGAAGTATATGCACAGATAGCAAAAGATCTGAACGAAGCCATCCCTGATCTGCCGGTAAAAAAAGCATACACCGGTGGCGACCGGTTCAGGGTAGCTAAAGGTACTGCACAAGCCTTGCTGGGAAGGGCTTACTTGTACCAGGAAAAGTGGGCAGATGCCGCCACGCAGCTGGATGCGGTAATTAAGTCAGGGCAGTATGAACTGGAACCCGACTTTGGAACTGCTTTTGCCAGGGTTGGAAAGTTTGGAATGGAATCACTGATGGAAGTGAACTACTCCGACAAAGGAAAGTACGACTGGAATAATTTTCCCTGGAATAATGGCCGCAAGCTGGAAAGTAATATCAATATCCAGCTGATGGGACCAAGATCCGATTATTATAAAAAAGCCCCTTCGGATTCTTTGCTGGGAGGATGGGGCTTTAATACACCGACCAAAAAAATGTACAATGCTTTTGTACAGGCGGGTGATGTAAAGCGACGGAAATATACGATCATGACAGAAGCCGAGCTGACAGCAGCCGGTGGTGAATGGACAGGTGGCAGCAGCTACGAATATGAAGGTTTTTTTCAGCGTAAGTATGGTTCCTTTGTAAGCGAAACCACTACAGAAACAGGCGCTATTGCAGAGCTGAACTACGGCACCAACTGGCGCCTGCTCCGCTATTCAGATGTATTGCTGATGGCTGCAGAAGCATACTATCGCAGTAATGATGAAGACCGTGCAAGAGCGGAACTGAAAAAGGTCAGAATACGGGCGGGATTATCGCCGGTATCCGCATCCGGTAATGCACTGTTTGAAGCTATTGTGAAAGAACGGCAACTGGAACTGGCGTATGAAGGATACCGTTTTCTCGATCTGGTCAGATGGGGACGTGCGGAACAGGAACTGGGCCCGCTGGGATTCAGAAAAGGAACGCACGAAGTGCTGCCCATCCCGGATGAAGATGTGAAGATCGCCGGACTTAAACAGAATGAAAATTACTAG
- a CDS encoding SusC/RagA family TonB-linked outer membrane protein — MRERLLRCRRRWMLVILLCVSQYTWAGVWQDVPQTQDRQGSDKGKEKTLLQLLKEIHKTYKIDLLYEAKKLPNVKVNFNPAQYRKIDEMLKALLAPLGLDAQSVQPNTWAIVPIEDKSARNNRHEAGKEEEHKTAAQLMALSKAGNITFSGYGDSMRVMKIRGRIVDETNEGLPGTNILIKGENKGTYAAGDGSFSLETSMGKTLVISLIGYDTKEIRVTADWLQDVVLTASNKALSEIVVVGYGTQRKSQVTTAISSVKAAEIASVSSGRIEQALQGRTAGVNVLPASGSPGSAMRVRIRGTGSNGAAEPLYIVDGMRAGGIEYLDPSEIAAIEVLKDAASAAIYGAEGANGVVMVTTKTGRRDGSSEITYSMQMGRQSIKNPMPLMNVQQYGSYLKAANTDNRPTDEEIAAAGSGTNWMEQILQTAPMQRHALTFTGGTEKSSYLIGGTLFSQNGIIGGDKARFDRYTVRINTDHKMRSWLTIGNRLSYAHFARKGVTEDSEFGGVISNAILFDPLTPPVYTGTLPKHVTDALEKGHPLVRNSAGQYYGISKYVFGEIGNPLAQMAITHNNTTQNKVVGNIYAEIEPVPDVKVTTRFGIDAAFQRNHGWNPSFWFSSERLNTVAGVFDLNENFMNWQWENFATYHRNIGTHDLTALIGMSSIKHMYNRLNGTSSGMLKEEDKFGFSDFTQDENDLIGGIQNATTLVSYYGRLAYAYQDRYLLNITVRRDGASILPPHNQWATFPSVSAGWVISNESFFYDMPLDYLKLRASWGLNGSLSNLAIGQWASLVTTQGLRYPDANGNFLVAAEPDGIANPDLKWESSEQIDVGLDLALLENKLNLTLDYYRKTTRDLITPGTAPNPVGNPLRFVNGGNVENRGIEVELSYRNDERAFKYEITGNLATVKNKVTFLTPNINRISGAMVGTGWTATFFEKDQPIWYFRGYKTAGIFQDQAQIEEYIGKGGITGYTPKPGEPIVVDVNKDGKISPDDQTYIGSPYPKLIYGGRINLAYKGFDLIVFIQGQSGNDILMGLNRVDRATGNKPAFFYDKQWTGPGSTNKWFAPNTNSPFIYNSDMMLFNGSYARIRQLQLGYTLPDELIKKLKIKNARVYVSLDDFFTFTRYPGMDPEAGSINNNSLGIDRGVYPIPRKVLGGLSFSF; from the coding sequence ATGAGAGAACGACTTCTACGATGTCGACGAAGATGGATGCTTGTTATTTTGCTGTGTGTAAGCCAATACACATGGGCCGGCGTGTGGCAGGACGTTCCCCAAACGCAGGACCGGCAGGGGAGCGATAAGGGCAAGGAAAAAACACTCCTGCAGCTGCTTAAAGAAATACATAAGACCTATAAAATAGACCTCTTGTATGAGGCCAAAAAACTACCTAACGTTAAAGTGAATTTTAATCCGGCACAATACAGGAAGATAGATGAAATGCTCAAAGCATTGCTGGCTCCTCTGGGTCTGGATGCACAAAGTGTGCAGCCTAATACCTGGGCAATTGTACCCATAGAGGATAAGTCCGCAAGAAACAATAGACATGAAGCCGGAAAAGAAGAAGAACATAAAACAGCCGCCCAGCTGATGGCATTATCCAAAGCGGGCAACATAACGTTTTCAGGATATGGCGATTCCATGCGGGTGATGAAGATACGCGGACGTATAGTGGATGAAACAAATGAGGGACTCCCCGGTACCAATATCCTGATTAAAGGAGAAAACAAAGGTACTTATGCTGCGGGTGACGGCTCCTTTTCTCTGGAAACCAGCATGGGCAAAACATTGGTGATATCCCTGATAGGATATGATACAAAAGAAATACGGGTTACTGCAGACTGGCTCCAGGATGTAGTGCTCACTGCCAGCAATAAAGCCCTGAGCGAAATAGTAGTAGTAGGATATGGCACACAGCGCAAGAGTCAGGTTACCACGGCCATCTCTTCCGTGAAGGCTGCCGAAATTGCCTCCGTTTCTTCCGGCAGGATAGAACAGGCTTTGCAGGGACGTACCGCCGGCGTAAACGTATTGCCTGCTTCCGGATCGCCGGGAAGTGCCATGCGGGTGAGAATAAGAGGTACCGGCTCCAATGGCGCTGCGGAGCCTTTATATATCGTGGATGGTATGCGGGCTGGTGGTATTGAATACTTAGATCCTTCTGAAATTGCTGCAATAGAGGTGCTCAAGGATGCAGCTTCCGCGGCTATTTATGGTGCAGAAGGTGCAAATGGCGTAGTGATGGTGACAACCAAAACAGGACGCAGGGATGGTAGTTCGGAAATCACCTACAGTATGCAGATGGGCCGGCAATCCATTAAAAATCCAATGCCGCTGATGAATGTACAGCAATACGGCAGTTATCTGAAAGCTGCCAATACTGACAATCGGCCTACGGATGAAGAGATCGCAGCGGCAGGCAGCGGTACCAACTGGATGGAACAAATCCTGCAAACGGCTCCCATGCAAAGGCATGCATTGACCTTTACCGGAGGTACAGAAAAATCTTCTTACCTGATTGGGGGTACGCTTTTTTCCCAGAATGGGATAATTGGTGGCGATAAAGCCCGCTTTGACAGATATACCGTCCGGATCAATACCGATCACAAAATGAGGTCCTGGCTCACAATTGGCAACCGCTTATCCTATGCGCATTTTGCGCGGAAAGGGGTGACGGAAGATTCCGAATTTGGTGGCGTTATCAGCAATGCCATCCTGTTTGATCCGCTCACCCCGCCCGTTTATACCGGTACACTACCCAAGCATGTTACCGATGCACTGGAAAAAGGTCATCCGCTGGTACGCAACAGCGCTGGACAATACTACGGGATCTCCAAATATGTATTTGGAGAAATAGGCAACCCGTTGGCGCAAATGGCAATTACACACAACAACACTACCCAGAATAAAGTAGTAGGAAATATATATGCAGAAATAGAACCGGTACCGGATGTTAAAGTAACTACCCGCTTTGGGATTGATGCTGCCTTTCAGCGCAACCACGGCTGGAACCCTTCCTTCTGGTTCTCCAGCGAAAGACTGAATACTGTTGCAGGTGTATTTGATCTGAACGAAAATTTCATGAACTGGCAATGGGAAAACTTTGCTACCTATCACAGAAACATTGGTACACATGATCTCACTGCATTGATAGGCATGTCCTCCATCAAACATATGTACAACCGCTTAAATGGTACGTCTTCCGGAATGCTGAAAGAAGAAGATAAATTCGGCTTCAGCGATTTTACCCAGGACGAAAACGACCTGATCGGCGGGATACAAAATGCTACTACACTGGTATCTTACTATGGGAGATTAGCTTATGCCTATCAGGACAGATACCTACTGAATATTACGGTAAGGCGTGACGGGGCATCCATCCTGCCACCGCACAACCAATGGGCTACATTCCCCTCCGTGTCTGCCGGTTGGGTGATCTCCAATGAATCCTTCTTCTATGATATGCCGCTGGATTATCTGAAGCTAAGAGCCAGCTGGGGACTCAACGGAAGTTTATCTAACCTGGCTATCGGACAATGGGCTTCACTGGTGACCACACAAGGGCTGCGTTATCCCGATGCCAACGGTAATTTCCTGGTAGCTGCAGAACCGGATGGGATCGCTAATCCAGACCTGAAATGGGAAAGCAGCGAACAAATAGACGTAGGTCTGGACCTGGCGCTATTGGAAAATAAACTGAACCTCACACTGGATTATTACCGTAAAACTACCAGGGACCTGATCACGCCTGGTACTGCGCCTAATCCGGTGGGCAACCCGCTCCGTTTTGTGAATGGGGGTAATGTAGAAAACCGTGGCATAGAAGTAGAACTATCGTATAGAAATGATGAACGTGCCTTTAAATACGAAATCACCGGCAACCTGGCCACTGTGAAAAATAAGGTGACTTTCCTGACGCCTAATATCAACCGCATCAGCGGTGCGATGGTAGGTACCGGATGGACGGCTACCTTTTTTGAAAAAGACCAGCCCATCTGGTATTTCCGGGGATATAAAACAGCCGGTATCTTCCAGGACCAGGCGCAGATTGAGGAGTATATCGGCAAAGGCGGTATCACCGGATATACGCCCAAGCCAGGAGAACCTATTGTGGTAGATGTAAATAAGGACGGTAAAATTTCTCCGGACGACCAGACCTACATCGGAAGCCCATACCCTAAACTGATATATGGTGGCCGCATAAACCTTGCCTATAAAGGATTTGATTTGATTGTATTTATTCAGGGCCAAAGTGGAAATGATATTTTAATGGGGCTTAACCGGGTAGACAGGGCTACGGGAAATAAACCGGCTTTCTTCTACGATAAACAATGGACCGGGCCAGGCAGTACCAACAAATGGTTTGCACCTAATACCAACAGCCCGTTTATCTATAATAGCGATATGATGTTGTTTAATGGTTCGTATGCCCGTATACGTCAGTTACAACTGGGATATACTTTGCCGGATGAGTTAATCAAAAAACTGAAGATAAAAAATGCCAGGGTATATGTGTCGCTGGACGACTTTTTTACCTTCACCAGATATCCGGGCATGGACCCGGAAGCTGGCAGTATCAATAACAACAGCCTGGGAATAGACAGAGGGGTATACCCTATCCCCCGGAAAGTACTGGGGGGACTGTCATTCAGCTTTTAA
- a CDS encoding ABC transporter permease, giving the protein MFKSYFKIAFRNLWKNKAFSAINIFGLSIGIGTCLIILLFVQHELSYDRFNKKADRIVRVVFGGHVKGEQMKEANVFPPVAQALLNDYPEVQEATRICPGGAPQVTYNEKTFQENSFAYADASLFSVFTLPLLAGDPATALAAPNTMVITKAIAQKYFGNENPIGKILSFKSWNTAYKITGVIDKVPENSHFHFDMFAAMSSLPDAASNSWMTSNYYTYLVLPEGYDYKKLEAKLPKTVEKYMGPQIQQAMGLSLAQFRAGGNDVGIYLQPLTDIHLHSDFTNGLEPGGDIRYVYIFSAIALFMLLIACINFMNLSTATASTRAKEVGIRKVMGSLKGQLMGQFLMESVLLTAFALVLAVTFVLLALPVFNDLAGKNLNLQLSSHPWFLPGLLLLGLLTSLLAGSYPAFFLSSFKPIAVLKGKATSGKRSIGLRSSLVVFQFFVSITLMVGTGVVYNQLSFIQNKKLGYEKEQVMLLPDSWMLGDKAKALRTQLEQDPNVVSVSSSGYLPAGPSYNNNFFIYENDIAAQIKTIRYDVDDHYIPTLGMQLAAGRNFSKEFAGDSSGIIINETTARLLGWGSHALDKTLSHADNSGTKTTYHVIGIVKDFHFRSLHERIAPLVMTLGNYNSTLIIKTRAGDIAAFISSTQKKWEALGTGNAFSYAFLDERFNNTYRAEQTTGQLLGIFAGLTIFVACLGLFGLATFTARQRHKEIGIRKVLGASVAGIVSLLSRDFLKLVGIAFIIAAPIAWYIMDQWLQGFAYRINISWWTFILAAIAAGIITIATISFQAIKAAFANPADSLKTE; this is encoded by the coding sequence ATGTTCAAAAGCTACTTTAAGATTGCCTTTCGTAACCTGTGGAAGAATAAAGCATTCTCCGCCATTAATATATTTGGCTTGTCCATCGGGATCGGTACCTGTCTGATCATTCTGTTATTTGTACAGCATGAACTTAGCTATGACCGTTTTAATAAAAAGGCCGACCGTATTGTGCGGGTAGTATTTGGCGGTCATGTGAAGGGGGAACAGATGAAAGAAGCCAATGTATTTCCTCCGGTAGCGCAGGCCTTACTCAATGATTATCCGGAAGTACAGGAAGCTACGCGCATTTGTCCGGGTGGTGCACCCCAGGTCACTTATAACGAGAAAACATTCCAGGAAAATTCCTTCGCCTATGCAGATGCCAGTCTGTTCAGCGTGTTTACCCTGCCTCTTTTGGCCGGGGATCCAGCTACCGCACTGGCAGCACCTAATACCATGGTGATCACCAAAGCAATCGCGCAAAAGTATTTTGGAAATGAAAATCCTATTGGTAAAATACTCAGCTTTAAAAGTTGGAATACGGCTTATAAAATAACCGGTGTGATTGACAAGGTGCCGGAAAATTCACATTTTCATTTTGATATGTTTGCGGCCATGTCCAGCCTGCCGGATGCAGCCTCCAACAGCTGGATGACTTCCAACTACTATACTTACCTGGTATTGCCGGAAGGGTATGATTACAAAAAACTGGAAGCCAAGCTCCCCAAGACGGTAGAGAAATATATGGGGCCTCAAATACAGCAGGCCATGGGACTAAGCCTGGCACAGTTCAGAGCAGGCGGTAATGATGTAGGGATCTACCTGCAACCACTCACAGATATTCATTTACATTCTGATTTTACCAATGGCCTGGAGCCTGGCGGAGATATCCGTTATGTATATATTTTCAGCGCCATTGCCTTGTTCATGCTGCTGATTGCCTGTATCAACTTTATGAACCTCTCTACCGCTACGGCCAGTACACGTGCCAAAGAAGTAGGTATCAGAAAAGTAATGGGTTCTCTGAAAGGACAACTCATGGGACAGTTCCTCATGGAATCTGTGCTGCTAACCGCTTTTGCCCTGGTGCTGGCGGTTACTTTTGTGCTGTTGGCACTGCCGGTATTTAATGACCTGGCAGGCAAAAACCTGAACCTGCAATTGTCTTCCCACCCCTGGTTCCTACCCGGGCTATTACTGTTGGGATTGCTTACCAGCCTGCTGGCAGGTAGCTATCCGGCATTTTTTCTCTCCTCCTTCAAACCAATAGCTGTACTGAAAGGAAAGGCTACCTCCGGAAAAAGAAGTATCGGGTTGCGCAGCTCCCTCGTTGTTTTCCAGTTCTTCGTTTCTATTACGCTTATGGTGGGGACCGGGGTAGTGTATAACCAGCTTTCCTTTATTCAAAATAAAAAGCTGGGCTATGAAAAAGAACAGGTGATGTTGCTGCCGGACTCCTGGATGCTGGGAGACAAAGCCAAAGCATTACGCACACAACTGGAGCAGGATCCTAACGTAGTAAGTGTCAGCTCATCCGGCTACCTGCCGGCCGGCCCCAGTTATAACAACAACTTTTTCATTTACGAAAATGATATTGCTGCACAGATAAAAACTATCCGGTATGATGTGGATGACCACTACATCCCCACGCTGGGTATGCAACTGGCAGCAGGCAGAAATTTCTCCAAAGAATTTGCCGGCGATTCATCCGGTATCATCATCAATGAAACCACGGCCAGGTTGCTGGGCTGGGGCAGCCATGCGCTGGACAAAACCCTTTCCCATGCAGATAACAGTGGTACTAAAACCACCTACCATGTCATTGGGATAGTAAAAGATTTTCATTTCAGATCATTACATGAACGTATTGCTCCACTTGTGATGACGCTGGGGAATTATAACAGTACCCTGATCATAAAAACCCGCGCCGGGGATATTGCAGCATTTATCAGCAGTACACAAAAGAAATGGGAAGCGCTGGGCACCGGTAATGCTTTCAGTTATGCATTCCTCGATGAGCGTTTTAACAACACGTACCGGGCAGAGCAAACCACCGGCCAGCTACTGGGTATTTTTGCGGGACTCACTATTTTTGTGGCTTGCCTTGGGCTCTTTGGTCTGGCCACTTTCACTGCCCGGCAGCGTCATAAAGAAATAGGTATCCGGAAAGTGCTGGGGGCCAGCGTTGCAGGTATTGTGTCCTTGTTATCAAGAGATTTTCTGAAGCTGGTGGGGATCGCATTTATTATTGCAGCGCCGATTGCCTGGTATATTATGGACCAATGGCTGCAAGGCTTTGCATACCGTATCAACATCTCCTGGTGGACTTTTATCCTGGCAGCAATAGCAGCAGGTATTATTACTATTGCGACGATCAGTTTTCAGGCCATAAAGGCTGCTTTTGCCAACCCGGCTGATAGCTTGAAAACTGAATAA
- a CDS encoding transmembrane 220 family protein, whose translation MKVFNIFFCVVFVIFAGLQYNDPDPYIWIPIYGYSAVLCAMAARGHFHRRAYVIGILVYLVYAVYLFFTKDGVIDWVTQHDAANIAETMKAEKPWIEDTREFFGLFILIVVLGINYFYAGKRK comes from the coding sequence ATGAAAGTGTTCAACATCTTTTTTTGTGTAGTATTTGTAATATTTGCGGGGTTACAATACAATGATCCGGACCCGTATATCTGGATACCCATTTACGGGTATAGTGCGGTATTATGTGCGATGGCTGCCAGGGGGCATTTTCACAGGCGCGCCTACGTTATCGGTATCCTGGTATACCTGGTTTATGCGGTGTACCTGTTCTTTACCAAAGATGGGGTAATAGACTGGGTTACACAGCATGATGCTGCCAACATCGCCGAAACCATGAAAGCGGAAAAGCCATGGATTGAAGACACCCGCGAATTCTTCGGATTATTTATTCTCATCGTAGTGTTAGGCATTAATTATTTCTATGCCGGCAAACGGAAATAA
- a CDS encoding RNA polymerase sigma factor: protein MSATLNQDELLRRYWEEVLQGDARAYAQVHELLHPVLYRYASAMLNDEELAADVIQDLFIKLWFKKERIGPLEHVRAFFFTALRRQALNQLRSLRHLQIIVPGAPDIVFSPEDIIIEEEQESARRDKIVQYLASLPKRQREVIYLRYYEELSYQEVATVMGINYQSVINLSHKGMLQLRRLMGYISVLISLVSGWFVR from the coding sequence ATGTCAGCAACCCTTAATCAGGACGAACTTTTGCGCAGGTACTGGGAGGAAGTATTGCAGGGAGATGCCCGCGCTTATGCGCAGGTGCATGAGCTGTTACATCCGGTGTTATACCGGTATGCCAGTGCGATGCTGAATGATGAGGAGCTGGCAGCCGATGTAATTCAGGACTTGTTTATCAAATTATGGTTTAAAAAAGAGCGTATAGGGCCATTAGAGCACGTACGTGCCTTTTTCTTCACTGCCCTCCGCCGGCAGGCGCTCAATCAGTTACGCAGCCTGCGCCATCTCCAGATCATTGTTCCCGGTGCACCTGACATCGTATTTTCCCCGGAAGATATTATCATCGAAGAAGAGCAGGAAAGCGCCAGGCGGGATAAGATCGTGCAGTACCTGGCCTCCCTGCCTAAGCGGCAACGGGAGGTGATCTATCTGCGGTATTACGAGGAATTGTCTTATCAGGAAGTAGCTACCGTAATGGGCATCAATTATCAGTCGGTGATTAATCTGTCGCACAAAGGGATGCTGCAGTTACGCCGTTTAATGGGATATATTTCTGTACTGATATCGTTGGTATCGGGTTGGTTTGTCAGGTAA